ACCGTACTGTTTCTGAGGAGTAGTGGAGCAACTTCCTTGGCTTATTATGTCTTAAGAAATCAGCAGGGCAATTGTTTCAGTCTTCTCCAGGGTTGTTAAGAATTAATCCCACTAAGTAAATTTTGGGTTATTTTAAAGTATCTAGCCCAACAGCTACCTTCAGCTCAGTGTCTCTGGCAGGCTGATGAAATTGGTCAACATAGTTGATGCATCTCTTGTACTTACTGTTGAGCTGCTTATTGGAGGTTAGAGGATTGCTgttgaatcacagaatggttgaggttggaagggacctctggagatcatcatgtccaaacctgctcaagcagagccacctcGAGCAGATTGCTCAGGACCGTGTTCAGATGGAGACGAAGATGAGAATATAAGGTATGGGTGGAGAGGGAGGAACCCTTTTCCTGTCTTGAAGGGTATTCTTAGCATACAACTGTAACTATGCCTAAGTGTGTAACTTCAAATGTTCTCCTGTCACTTGAATAATTGGAAGTTCAAGCTTAAGTTCTAATAATTAGTGACATCTGGAAATGCAGCTCTCATCCGTTGCACAACAAACGTGGGTTATACCAAGTGCAGTACATTAATATTGTTGTATTGTCACTGTCACTACACAACTTGAAAGCTTTTAACTCCAGTTTCTGAAAATTATGTATGTGTGGTTTGTGTGACCACAAAAACTAAGTTCCACTTGGTTTCAAAACTCTTCCCCATTGATAACTGGTAACTGGTCTTatctgaaatgtttccattttgctACCAAACTGGAGGACACTTCTGTGAGTTGGCCAGTGATTTCCACATTACACTAAAGCAGAGAGAAATCTTACCCTTGTAGTAGTTCCTTGGGCCAGGAATATCATATAGTGCGCAGGGTCAGAGATCAGACTGACAGGTACAGTTTTGCCAGGGCTATTCTCAGAACTTCCTCAGTATGCTTTTCACTGCTAAAAAGATGAAGTGGCTAACAGCCATATTGAATAACAGTTCAAAAAAAACCTTTGCTTCACTTGAACATGTGACTATTGAAACAGTGGCTTGCATAATATTTTCTATATGTAGGTTTTGCTTATTGCTTTAGAATTTACCATTTAAAACAATTTGCACCCTTACCCATTAGTGTGTTGAGGCAGAAGGTTCATCcgtttacaaaaagaaaagggttCTTGGCTTTCTGGATCAGATTTTAACTTTGTTAGACTAGTACTGTTCTGACTGGGGTGGAACAAAGTGAATGCTATGTGCATCGGCGTTTTGCCTCAGAAAgactttttacttttttactgGTGTGTTTCTTAACGTGTGCTTCCAGGTTTTGTAGCAGAGTTGTATTCAAGATGATGTGATAGCAtggtcattattaaaaaaaaaaaatcaatatactgGGAAGAAACTAGAAGGTTTTTACTCCTTAGTCTAGCTTCTGAGGTTAAACTGGCAGCTATCAATGCAGCTCATCTAGTCTAGGtgtgtttagggttttttttttactgcaccAAAACAAAGAGTGTTGCTATGTAAATACTACAATGTGTGCTTGTACCCTCTGTGGCTAGTATCTATTTCAGGCAAAGGCGGCCGCTGTGCGAGGGGAGGTGTCTACCACTTACTGTGTCAATAGGTCTAATAAGACAAGTATTTGCATACTGAGCAATTCGGGCTGTGAGATCAGTGCAGAGAGGTAATCCTGCTTCGCTGGGATCATCCTGCTTAGAGCAGGGCTCGTGCCAGTGGGACTAAGCAGGGAATAGTAGCAGCAGTCACACCGGCCTCTGAGCAGTCGGGAGAGCTGGTTGTCTCTGACCTGGCCATGATTTACAACTCTCGATGCAAAGGCTGCCACAGTTGCTATTTCTGCATAAGCAAACACTTGGGCATATCCAGGTTCCCAAATTGCCAGCTCAAATACAATTTGGATGCTGTGTTGCAAATAGTGGTGTTGGTGGCCAGTGAGGTGCCATCTGGATGCTGTGCTCTGCAATGCTTGAATGTGTGTTTCTCAGTAAGGATCAGTGAAAAGACTATTATATTCTGCctggagctttttttttgtcctggtgGTGCAGGTGGGATGTATGTTACTCAGCCTGATGGTTTCAAAGCTGGAGGAAGTACTGCCTGTGTCCTAGCAGGACTCTGGGACCAGCCAGTGTGGTGCATAGTATGAGAGCTCAAGTGATGACAGCACATAAACATTTAACTCCAAATTAACAGGATGTTCCTGTTTTTGAAAGCTGCTTGTCCTTTTGGAGCCTGTGGCTGCCTTGTTGTAGATGAGTCAACAGTGAAGGAACACAAACTACTTAAACTATCATCTGAGTATGAAAATGGGTCGGATAAAAATGGCAAGTCACAGCTCACTGAGCAAGAGGTTAGTCACTGAACACCATCTTAGATATTGCCACTGATACCTTTTTGGATCTGCAACACTCAAAGCGAAGTTAAAAATGAGTGCTAGAGGAACACTTCAGATTGATATATGCAGCCAGAAACCTTGCCTGTAATTCTGAAAGCTTAGACCAGTGATCCAAGAGACCCCTTTCAGTTAATTGAGAAACTGAGTGCaatttattttgtgggttttctaaTACTTCTTCACAGCAGCTCAAGGAAAGCAAACCTATAGCCTGGCTTCTTGGAGGTGGTTGAGCTCTGAGTGATTCTGCCTCATGAGTTTGCAGGGTGCCTGAAGAGTTTCATcctaaaacactttttaaataccATGTATAAGTGATAGATTCAAAGGACAGATGGAGCACCATGAAATAAGTCTGAGGCCTCTCACTGGAGTGATCACAAATCAGACAGCTGATCAAGTTAGATTGCCTTGTTTCAAAAATGAGAATTGCTATGCTAAATAGTCTTGAGCTATTTCACTGTGTTTTGGTTAAAGTGGAGCATCTAGACTCTGGGCCACTTTGCCCTTGTGACCACTTCTGTCCAAGTGTTACTTCCTACTTGTATGCCAAAACCTGGATTTTAGTTTGTCTTAGCTGCTCTAAAGCTGGGtcattttaaagcctgttttgaatatgacaaaaaaaaatgatggaTTGTTAtgttgtgtttggggtttttttaatagttatgggctagaactttaaaaacaaaaaaacaaactaaaacaaaaaaaaccccaaaaccaaggcAATGAAGTCCAAACAGATTCAATGTGTTTCTGATCAAGCAACTTCCTTTGTATTGAGTCACCTGATGTAGTTagggcagcagagagaaaatagtTCCCAAATACAGAAATGTGTCTTCAGTGAATGCATTAGACTTGTAAGTTTTTTTGATACAATTTCTGCTTTTGATCTTAGGGCCTTTCAGTTATCTTGATGATGTCCCATTTAAGATAGGAGACAAATTCAGAACCCCAGCGAAGGTTGGATTACCTATTGGTTTCTGCTTGCCTGATTCTTCTCAGCTTGTCAGAGAAGCCCAGGTAAGTGATGTGTTTTGCCTTTCTGCTCTCTTCCCCCCCACACTCCTGGCCCCCAACATGTGGTGCTGTAAATTGCAAGTAGTGACAGTTTGCACATGTGTTCAGATGTTAGTCTTGTTGGTCCTGTAGTGTCATTTCGTATGCTGGGCAGTAGTTGCAGAAGATCTGTTAGAACATatagaaagataaaaatatgatAGGCTGTGCAAAAAGTTTCTACTTCTTATCACTTTAAAAAGCCTGGTTTAAAATTTGGTTTAGTGTATCTACTTCAAAAGAGCACAATGCTTTTGTGTAATAGTTACAGGTCTAAATGTTACCCTGACTAAATTTGAGTagcatttttaagaggaaaaatggtAAGAACTGATACACCTACACGATGGCATACTTGCAGAATCTTGTTTGAGGGTAACAAGTGTTTCTATGACCATATTTTATGGGTTCTCACAGTAGtggaatgaagaaataaatttccAGTTCTTGTTTTCTGTGTAGTTCTGAGTGGGACTTCTTTTGCAGCTATAGGGCCAGCAGGTTACAGCTTGGTATGGATAGCTTCCAGGTCTTTGAGGAGCATGTCTTTGTTACCATAAAATCTTGGTAGCATAAAATCAATTGCTTTAGCATAACTGTTGAAAATCAAATCTCCAAATTTAGGTTGTGATACAGTCTAATTGAACTACGTTTTCTCATTTGGATCCATGATTTTCTTTGGTCAGTCCAAATTGATGATTGTTTTCACTTCAGCTGTGACAGATTGCTGTAGAtggttctgcctttttttgcctttttttttttcctgccctgcaTATTACCCTATTACCCTACATCATGGCTCTTTCATTATAACCATTAAATGGTTACCTGATTGTCCTAATAGACATATTTCCGCCCAGTTAAGCTGGTGTGAGAGAGCTAAAGGAGACTCTAATGTCCTATTGCTGGCTTCATTGTGTTATGTCTCCATTTTCCTGCCAAGCTGAGGCTCAAGTATAGTATGCCTGGTTGGATTGCAACGCTTTGCATAATATGATGTGACTATGTAGACTATGTATCTCGCAGTGCAATTTGACTTTTTTACAGCTGTAGggagagctgtttaaaaaaaagtgcaggGAAGCAAAATTGACTAAagccatatatttttatataaataccccccatttttttaatataaaaaaatacatggcTTTGGTCAATTTTGGCCATATATgaccatatacatatatacacacacaaaactacGATAGCTCTGTTCAAATAGCAAAGAATGTTTAATGAGTAGTGCCCAGCTCTTCTGCCAGTGAGTTGTTTTTCAAAGTCACCTTGCTGATAAATTGTATATCACACCTCTTGGAGTCTTGGAGCTAAGGGAAGGGAAAACTGTTAATACAGTTGAGACAACAGGTCTCTAGGACCTCACTGGAGCCCACTGTAGGATGGGATGTGACACAACACATAGCGAGTCCCAGAAAAGCCCAGCAGAAGCCTAGCAAGCCTTGCTGGCTTGTTGCTCTTTAGAGCTAGGAATTTGTATGACCTAGCAGTCCCATGGCAGGAGCACTCCTGTTTGGTTATGTGCCATTATTCTGGCAAGGATATCTTATGACTTCTTGTGAGTCACAGGTGGGTTACACCCTGGACTTAATTTGTAGGCTGTGTTCTCTGAACATTTTGTGGTTATTTAAAGAGCGTTTGAGGCTGTTCATTCTTCATAAGATATTAAAGCTTTAAGTAGATTTAGTCTGTTCAGAATTTTGTCCTCTCAACCAAGCCACACCAGTTTACAGCCAGTAAACTGGTAGTGAGTAGCTTACAAATGCCGCCTTGTGCGAACCTGGCTCCGAAGGAACTTATGTTACATGAGAAAAGCCTGTGGGATCCTGTCATGCCAGTAACTGCAGCAAAATCTGCTACTCCAGGTAGTTATCGTCAGTGTAGCCAGTATATCCCCTTTGGCTGGTGAGCTGTTGGCACTGGGGTAAGAATACCAATACCTCTTAAACTAGGGGGTGTAAAACTCTAATATCCAGTCCGTTAGGAATCTTTTAGGGGGAACTGAGTAATACCGTATTGGTCTTCGGATGAAAAAATACTCTGCCGTAGTCTTGAATAACTTGTGGACAGATCTGTGGTAGTTCAGTGGTGCCAGATCTGGGTGTGACTGTCCATTTAGTAACGCCTTAGACTTCCCCTTGCTACATCGGTTGTCTtggggggagagggtgggagggtTGTGAAACTGCTCTTGGGACCTCAGTAGCTCTAAAGCAAAACTAAATGTAGCAAGGGGGCAAAATATGACATTCTAATCCAGACTATAGACGGGTTTTGCTGCTAGAGGCAAAATGTACTACTTCCACTGTCTTCTAGCTTGCCAGTCTGTAGGTTACAAGAGATGCTGGGGAGAAAATGATGCCTCTCCGGGGTAATTCGTGTAGCTCTTATTCTATGTTACTTATGTTGCTTTTAGAAGTAGCGGCTATGATCCttataatttatgtttttttttttcttctctcttttcccatcCACCCTCTGTCAGTATGACTtctcactggaaaagaaaacaattgagTGGGCTGAAGATATCAAAAAAAttcaggctgcccagagagaaGCTGAACGCAAGGCAGAAGAAGCACTAGCGAACTCGAAAACagctccagaggacagcagcaaaATGGGATTCTCAGAGGGACCTTGCCCTGAGGCCATGCCCCCTCCTATAAACCCCATCCTTGCTAGCCTGCAGCACAATAATATTCTTACTCCCACGCCAGCCAACAGCAGCGCTGTGAAGCAAAAGGTTCTCAGTCCAACTCGTCCAAAAGCAGACTTCAACCCAGCTGATTTTGAATGTGAAGAAGACCCATTTGATAAACTGGAATTAAAAACTATCGATGATaaggaggagttaaaaaatattcttgaaattCATGTTGGTACTACTGGGCCAATTGTTGCCCAGCTGTTAGATAATACTTTGCCCAAAGGTGGGTCTGAGTCTGTGTTGCAAGATGAGGAAGTTCTGGCATCCATAGAAAGGGCCACGCTGGACTTCAAGCCCCTTCACAAACCCAATGGCTTTATCACTTTACCGCAGTTGGGAAACTGTGAAAAGATGTCTCTGTCTTCCAAAGTGTCCCTGTCCCCTATCACTTCAGTGAGCAATATCAAATCCCTGTCCTTTCCTAAACTTGACTCCGATGAGAGTGATCAGAAATCATCAAAGCTCACAAGCACTTTCCACAGCACCTCCTGTCTCCGCAATGGCACTTTGCTCAGCTCTTTGCAGACCTGTGCTCAGAGTAAAGCCAGTGAACTGAATGGACACCATATGGTTGGTCTTTCTGCTCTAAATGAGGACAGTGGCATGGAGACATCAACATTATCCTCTTCATCCAGGCTGCCTTCCCTGGCTGTGTCGACAGTTTGTACAGAAGAAGAATCATCTCAAAGCACAGCGACTACGGTAAACATGCAGTGGATTAGAATTGGGGTTGCTGGGGAGATGTGGAGATGCGGAGGCAAATGTTGCTTCTAAAATGTCCCGTGGCAATGGTTTTAGTTTCATTTAATGGGAGTGATGTGTAGATCCTTTTAATTTACAGGGCAAATTCATCAATCCAACAGGTCTTCATGCTGGCAGTTCTGAACCTCAGATTTTTACTCTGCAAGTTTCCCCAAAATATGATATTTTTAGACCAATTctggtgatttttctttcagcttttcagctcTTGTTGTTTGTAGTCACACACCTTTGAGCTAAGCGTGTAAGGTATCTTCTTTGTATGGTCCTGCATTCTGTCTTAACCAACTGAGATATATCAGATTCTGAAGAGCTATTAGGTTTTGAGTTAAAGCtcttctagatttgttccttggcttGCTTGCTTATCTGCTGGAAATAATGGGAAATGCAGGCTTTTCAAGGAATAGAAGCAATAATAGATTAAAACACACAGATGTGCTGTgtcattcaggaaagaaaaaagtacttgCAATTGACCTgcaagtcgtctttttttttttttttccttctttttgactTCCTTCTAAAATCTAAtctttaaaaggaggaaaatattgGTGGTCTGAAATCTGGTATTTACCCCCTTCCTTGTGAAGGGGGGTGGAAGGTTTGCTTGGTGGTTACTAAAACCAATCTTGAAGATCATCGGATCATCTCAGATCGCTAATGTTAAAGTTGGTTGCTCTGAGACAGGAGGCTGATGCTTCGTTTCCTCAAACTTGTACcaagttttaaaattactttgaggaCACTTAACTTCACGCCAGCTGTTGTCTTTGTCTCTTTGTGAATAAGAACAGAGATTTGAGTAAGCTTGTGGACTTTTTCCCAAAGAACCTAAGATCTGGACACCAATAGTCATGAAGCCTAGTGAAAGCTGTATAGTTAAATCCTCTAGCTGGCTCTAAAATAATCTGGTTTCTTCTGTCCAGTGTAAGCTTCAGAGGTTCTGTGATCTTACTGGCATACTGTAGGTTTTTATGTGACACCATGTGCTCTGAAACAAGTGACACTGCTTCTCTCCCGTTGTTCTTTCACCTCTTTTCAGGCTTAGGTAAATGCACTATTAATTGTGACATACGGTATTCTGGCAACTAGTGTATTCGTCAGAGCACAGCAGAACAGCTGTTTATTGATCACTAGAACAAATTTAATACAGTAAACTTTGGCAGAAGAGGCAATGTGCTGAAAACTGCTCACTGCTACAGATCACGGGTTTGAGAGGCGATTGTATGATTGTATGTAGCTCAGAGGTGAAACCTCGAAGTATGACACATGACACATCTCTAGGAATTAACATGAAAGATCACTTACAACTAGATAGATGGGCGTTCAGATGGCCAAATTTTCACTCTAACTATTCAAATCTCTA
This region of Calonectris borealis chromosome W, bCalBor7.hap1.2, whole genome shotgun sequence genomic DNA includes:
- the LOC142074869 gene encoding ubiquitin-associated protein 1-like isoform X2, whose product is MGFSEGPCPEAMPPPINPILASLQHNNILTPTPANSSAVKQKVLSPTRPKADFNPADFECEEDPFDKLELKTIDDKEELKNILEIHVGTTGPIVAQLLDNTLPKGGSESVLQDEEVLASIERATLDFKPLHKPNGFITLPQLGNCEKMSLSSKVSLSPITSVSNIKSLSFPKLDSDESDQKSSKLTSTFHSTSCLRNGTLLSSLQTCAQSKASELNGHHMVGLSALNEDSGMETSTLSSSSRLPSLAVSTVCTEEESSQSTATTVHPDYKETEIPVVTHQNFAVSKVPNNTSCTKWSGGPAPELQQVLSASERQCVETVVNMGYSPENVLKAMKKKGQNIDQVLDYLFAHGQLCEKGFDPLLVEAALEMHQCSEEKITELLQLMSQFKEMGFELKDIKEVLLLHNNDQHNALEDLMARAGAS
- the LOC142074869 gene encoding ubiquitin-associated protein 1-like isoform X1, yielding MASKKLGSDSHGPFSYLDDVPFKIGDKFRTPAKVGLPIGFCLPDSSQLVREAQYDFSLEKKTIEWAEDIKKIQAAQREAERKAEEALANSKTAPEDSSKMGFSEGPCPEAMPPPINPILASLQHNNILTPTPANSSAVKQKVLSPTRPKADFNPADFECEEDPFDKLELKTIDDKEELKNILEIHVGTTGPIVAQLLDNTLPKGGSESVLQDEEVLASIERATLDFKPLHKPNGFITLPQLGNCEKMSLSSKVSLSPITSVSNIKSLSFPKLDSDESDQKSSKLTSTFHSTSCLRNGTLLSSLQTCAQSKASELNGHHMVGLSALNEDSGMETSTLSSSSRLPSLAVSTVCTEEESSQSTATTVHPDYKETEIPVVTHQNFAVSKVPNNTSCTKWSGGPAPELQQVLSASERQCVETVVNMGYSPENVLKAMKKKGQNIDQVLDYLFAHGQLCEKGFDPLLVEAALEMHQCSEEKITELLQLMSQFKEMGFELKDIKEVLLLHNNDQHNALEDLMARAGAS